A region of Subdoligranulum variabile DNA encodes the following proteins:
- a CDS encoding A/G-specific adenine glycosylase — protein MLRPIAPPLLQWFQANKRLLPFRQEPSAYHIWVSEIMLQQTRVAAAIPYYNRFIAALPDPAALASCEPDALRKLWQGLGYYNRVNNMQKAARIVCEQYGGDLPSDYDALRSLPGIGDYTAGAIASIAFGIPAPAVDGNVLRVFARLYNDDADIMQPATKRLFTGRVLEQMPKETPGPYNEALMELGALVCVPGMPRCEACPLAALCLGYAAGRQADLPVKPAPKVKTPVAVTVALVESPAGLLLQRRPARGLLAGLWQPAAWETVMSQAELAEELSKIGVQVTWGDALPAARHVFTHKIWNLGGWHAAAPACALPEGWVWAAPEELEQVYAVPNAYAAYMKK, from the coding sequence ATGCTGCGGCCCATTGCGCCGCCGCTGCTGCAATGGTTTCAGGCAAACAAAAGGCTCCTGCCTTTCCGGCAGGAGCCTTCTGCCTATCATATCTGGGTCAGCGAGATCATGCTCCAGCAGACCCGTGTGGCCGCGGCAATTCCCTACTACAACCGTTTTATTGCAGCCCTGCCTGATCCGGCGGCGCTGGCGTCCTGCGAGCCGGACGCCCTGCGCAAGCTGTGGCAGGGACTTGGTTATTATAACCGCGTCAACAATATGCAGAAAGCAGCCCGTATCGTCTGCGAGCAGTACGGCGGGGACCTGCCGTCTGACTACGATGCCCTGCGGTCACTGCCGGGCATTGGCGACTATACCGCCGGTGCCATTGCCAGCATTGCCTTCGGCATCCCGGCACCTGCGGTGGACGGCAATGTGCTGCGGGTCTTTGCCCGCCTGTACAATGACGATGCCGACATCATGCAGCCCGCCACCAAGCGGCTGTTCACCGGTCGGGTGCTGGAGCAGATGCCCAAGGAAACGCCCGGCCCCTACAATGAGGCCCTGATGGAACTGGGGGCGCTGGTCTGTGTGCCGGGCATGCCGCGCTGCGAGGCCTGCCCGTTGGCCGCACTCTGTCTGGGATACGCGGCGGGGCGGCAGGCGGACCTGCCGGTCAAACCGGCACCCAAGGTAAAAACACCGGTGGCTGTTACAGTGGCGCTGGTGGAAAGCCCGGCGGGGCTTCTTCTGCAACGCCGCCCGGCCAGGGGATTGCTGGCTGGACTGTGGCAGCCGGCAGCCTGGGAAACTGTCATGTCCCAGGCAGAACTGGCAGAAGAACTGAGTAAAATTGGTGTACAGGTCACTTGGGGTGATGCGCTGCCTGCTGCCCGCCATGTCTTTACCCATAAGATCTGGAACCTGGGTGGCTGGCATGCCGCGGCGCCTGCCTGTGCGCTGCCGGAAGGCTGGGTTTGGGCAGCGCCGGAAGAGCTGGAACAGGTTTATGCAGTGCCCAATGCCTATGCGGCTTACATGAAAAAATAG